ATCAAAGAGCGCCTGTCTGCGCTCAATTCATACACCTTCACATTCTGGGCTGTTTTTTTTGCGGGCTGTGCGGACTTCACTTCAACAACAAAATTGCCTTCCTTGAACCACAAGTTTGTAAGCTCACGGGTTTCAACAATCTTGCCTCGCACCTGTTCTGCCCAGATTTTGCTCGAAAGCTGCTGGCCATACACACCAAGCCCCTGCGAAAACATGAGCTGAATAACGGCCCAAAGCACGCCATACAGCACAAAAAACCTCGCAAGATGCCCAAAAGAAATGCCCCCAGAACGAAGCGCAAGCAATTCCCTGTGCCGCGCCATCAGACATAGCTGAATAACCACCGACAACAGGAATACCGCAGGCAGAATCTGGGAAATAATCAATGGCAGCTTCACGACAAAATATGTCGCAACTGTCGAGGCTCCAAGTCCCGCAGACAGGAAATCATCAAGACGGTCAAAAATGTCCGTCATCAGATACAGCCCTGAGCCTACCGCAAGGCAGGTCAGAATATAAAACATATTCTGGCGGAAGAGATAACTAAATAACGTTCTACCGAACATCGGCTTTTTTCCGCCTGAAAAGGTTACGTACATTTAAATGCTGAGAAAGCTCAACAATTCGCACCGACCGCTCAAGAGCCGCCTGCCGGATGCCATACAGGCCCGCAACAGAAAAG
The window above is part of the Desulfobaculum bizertense DSM 18034 genome. Proteins encoded here:
- a CDS encoding LptF/LptG family permease; amino-acid sequence: MFGRTLFSYLFRQNMFYILTCLAVGSGLYLMTDIFDRLDDFLSAGLGASTVATYFVVKLPLIISQILPAVFLLSVVIQLCLMARHRELLALRSGGISFGHLARFFVLYGVLWAVIQLMFSQGLGVYGQQLSSKIWAEQVRGKIVETRELTNLWFKEGNFVVEVKSAQPAKKTAQNVKVYELSADRRSLMKIYTAKRAHTEPGDWQLIDVKVLNPGAYTSEQHKILMMPFEQNMETFLAADSDSNPGQLPLWKLSQLIEQLDAAGSNVERLRTEWHGKWGYAFAIVTMSILALAMLTFSENMYLNIGLSLIVTFAYYVVFMIGTTLGQKGLVNPILGAWLANIVFSMLGTLRLVWVALSAQHEA